A single window of Anopheles moucheti chromosome 2, idAnoMoucSN_F20_07, whole genome shotgun sequence DNA harbors:
- the LOC128299852 gene encoding spermidine synthase: MNPSEWFSEVSNELWPGQCFSVKVKKVLHEERSKYQDIKIIQSESHGVVLILDGIIQCTERDEFAYQEMISFLPLCCHPNPQRVLIVGGGDGGVAREVVKHPSVLEVHQVEIDERVVELSKQYLPFMACGFESPKLRLTIGDGFEYMKQHEGAFDVIITDSSDPIGPAESLFRESYFELVKRALKPDGIICSQGGSFWLDAGHVRETLDYCRKHFPRVTYGLAAVPSYPTGQIGFFIASLNPETDFREPSRKFADTEIDQMGLRYYTTDVHRAAFTLPRFAAKALNP; encoded by the exons ATGAATCCTTCCGAATGGTTTAGTGAAGTGTCCAACGAACTTTGGCCGGGCCAATGCTTCTCGGTGAAGGTAAAGAAGGTGCTTCATGAGGAGCGGTCCAAATATCAGGATATCAAGATCATTCAGAG CGAATCGCACGGTGTGGTGCTGATTCTGGATGGCATCATTCAGTGTACGGAACGGGATGAGTTCGCTTATCAGGAGATGATTTCTTTCCTGCCGCTCTGCTGTCATCCAAACCCGCAGCGCGTGCTGATCGTCGGCGGTGGTGATGGAGGAGTCGCACGGGAAGTCGTAAAGCATCCGTCCGTGCTGGAAGTGCACCAGGTGGAGATCGACGAACGGGTGGTGGAACTGTCCAAACAATATCTGCCCTTCATGGCATGTGGATTCGAATCTCCCAAACTGCGGCTAACGATTGGCGATGGGTTTGAGTATATGAAGCAGCACGAAGGTGCCTTCGATGTGATCATTACGGACAGCAGCGACCCGATCGGGCCGGCCGAATCACTGTTCCGCGAGTCGTACTTCGAGCTGGTAAAGCGTGCCCTTAAACCGGACGGTATTATCTGCTCGCAGGGTGGCAGCTTCTGGCTGGACGCTGGACATGTGCGGGAAACGCTCGACTACTGCCGGAAACACTTCCCGCGCGTTACGTACGGGCTGGCGGCCGTTCCATCGTACCCTACCGGTCAGATCGGGTTCTTCATTGCCAGCCTCAATCCG GAAACGGATTTCAGGGAACCGTCACGTAAGTTTGCGGACACAGAAATCGATCAGATGGGACTGCGGTACTACACGACCGACGTACACCGGGCGGCCTTCACACTGCCAAGGTTTGCCGCAAAGGCCCTCAATCCGTAG
- the LOC128299850 gene encoding protein suppressor of sable encodes MSDPEDLEDGEIEDDDDDEVVQPEDPPLVPPTPDDYLEYEPKPDAQHANSDGEGKPSPANNRENTNHSTNKGQRSSKKPALVVDDFAINIENAIANALKKDGVLPPMPLSVHHANEAEGDVPSGSSSSRKSKKRKKPNRSGDGQHSSKQQRLSGEPDDDGEMDLEYEMMNVRGSSPQHLMGRDSGRSDSEADETHYSSDDSAMRDGHYRGSRRDREQRERDRERERDRERERERDYNRKKRKQSRQRSNNSKPNRDGRKRKRDDSDDEKHRPTGPRKMELCKFYLMDCCAKREKCLYMHKDFPCKYYYLGMKCKEKDKCLFSHGEPLSDDLRAILLKHLETAPQEILGTFQRISRDSAINMLGATHRKLQERYGVKPDPLPGGGKIPSLLDVVTAHPPNSNSMLSPKHSRKSRWCEQQRLDDGGRSSDGEPSCEGGGDMNMQLAGVITPAQISDLEQMGIRTLDEISQLTVAQLNELGLSITQIHDLQVRALNAQRHSASAAASHERSRPLTETAKDLDMRTLPGAEESNAHDSTKKDVDMRVLPLAEPGKLNSTIHDETLSGGSALLKPPTVDYSQYIKDSNLDEEDLDAVAANSNSLLNVPEVEDDEDDDDENHLKINIDEEEEEEDRKESDENDPPAGEKHQGATGSMEEDREETMLLPPLIPPKIDYAQGLGDILKYSSSTVDKTLHLQNSNESPRSHRSPSPAVKDEQSGTLPGLSSDVWTPSMADSQNSSSVYSAPAQPKPPSAKSNATAKQRTTGSSIYDWYDSDNASSDGGRSSPMATPFRYGSDKLLPLNIAEDDPYSIAGSGTIGREASSELGFPFKSMMANYVPATEIDGSIGSHAPIHYKVYVVDVPKPNYGTLRRSMARPVGTKDPRLRRLFGLQSDDDDDRDDTSDGIKSPDPNPNTSPLHSSTASLPIANKPPVISTGPRLDPRKRHAEKQQQEAAAAAQQQSAGGPFGAMKSSAAASNSMPQIDVQAILQKSAWYKDLGSQHKIMVNQQLAILSTEMKKFHNSERSTAQLSEFMKFLSTNNMLQQILTYLNVYVDDSVTFCEVQAVPNHLPPPALPMSTNIPPPSIGGPMPSMQLPIPLHVPPPIGVLPGSMSIPPPHQPNMPPMFLGPKGGPFGGPQEPQSGPPPTGMMRPGLLGVSPNMPFEQFLAMGNVNKNDGPGNNGPLPPWVQGNGNNMRNMRNNNRIGHNFRNNNDRWNNNGGGGGGGGPPMVGNNGNNAGGGQGNINNMNRRNNGNNNINNRRMDRKK; translated from the exons ATGAGCGATCCAGAAGATTTGGAGGACGGTGAGATcgaagatgacgatgatgatgaggtgGTGCAGCCGGAAGATCCACCGCTAGTTCCACCGACTCCAGATGATTACTTGGAGTACGAGCCGAAACCAGACGCTCAGCACGCAAACAGTGATGGTGAAGGTAAACCATCCCCGGCCAACAATCGCGAAAACACGAACCACTCGACGAACAAAGGCCAACGCTCTTCCAAAAAGCCCGCACTCGTGGTGGATGATTTTGCGATAAACATTGAGAATGCCATTGCCAATGCGCTCAAAAAGGATGGCGTACTGCCTCCGATGCCACTGTCGGTGCACCACGCGAATGAGGCGGAAGGTGACGTACCTTCGGGATCCTCCTCCAGCCGGAAATCGAAGAAGCGCAAGAAACCTAACAGGAGTGGGGACGGGCAGCAcagcagcaagcagcagcGACTGAGCGGAGAACCGGATGACGATGGGGAGATGGATTTGGAGTATGAAATGATGAATGTGCGCGGTAGCAGCCCGCAGCACCTGATGGGCCGGGATTCGGGACGGTCCGATTCGGAGGCGGATGAAACTCACTATTCGTCCGATGATTCGGCGATGCGTGATGGACACTATCGGGGGAGTAGAAGGGACCGCGAACAGCGGGAACGTGATCGAGAGCGTGAGCGCGATCGGGAGCGGGAACGGGAGCGGGACTATAACCGTAAGAAGCGGAAACAATCACGCCAGCGAAGCAATAACAGCAAACCAAACCGGGATGGCCGGAAACGGAAACGGGATGATTCGGAT GACGAAAAGCATAGACCGACGGGACCGCGCAAGATGGAGCTATGTAAATTTTACCTAATGGACTGCTGTGCGAAGCGGGAAAAGTGTCTGTACATGCACAAAGACTTCCCCTGCAAGTACTACTACCTGGGCATGAAGTGTAAGGAGAAGGACAAGTGTCTGTTCAGCCACGGTGAGCCACTCTCAGACGATTTGCGAGCCATACTGCTGAAGCATCTCGAAACGGCACCGCAGGAGATTCTTGGCACCTTTCAGCGCATTAGTCGCGATAGTGCAATCAACATGCTGGGCGCCACCCACCGCAAACTGCAAGAGCGGTACGGCGTTAAGCCAGACCCTTTGCCGGGCGGTGGCAAAATTCCTTCACTGCTGGACGTGGTTACGGCGCATCCgcccaacagcaacagcatgcTCAGTCCAAAGCATTCCCGCAAGTCCCGGTggtgtgagcagcagcgtctGGACGATGGTGGCCGATCGAGCGACGGCGAACCGTCGTGTGAGGGTGGAGGCGATATGAACATGCAGCTGGCCGGTGTCATCACACCGGCCCAGATAAGCGATCTCGAGCAGATGGGCATTAGGACGCTGGACGAGATCAGCCAGCTGACGGTGGCGCAACTGAACGAACTGGGGCTTAGCATTACGCAAATACATGACCTGCAAGTGAGGGCTCTGAATGCGCAGAGACATTCCGCCTCTGCAGCGGCGAGCCACGAACGAAGCCGCCCTCTGACGGAAACGGCGAAAGATCTCGACATGCGTACGCTACCGGGCGCGGAGGAATCAAACGCACACGATAGCACCAAAAAAGACGTTGACATGCGAGTGCTTCCATTGGCTGAACCGGGTAAATTGAACAGCACCATCCACGATGAGACGTTATCGGGTGGGAGTGCGCTTCTTAAGCCACCCACGGTGGATTATTCGCAGTACATCAAGGATTCGAATTTGGACGAGGAAGATCTCGATGCGGTAGCAGCCAATTCGAATTCTTTACTGAATGTTCCCGAGGTGGAGGACGACgaggatgacgacgatgaGAATCATCTGAAGATTAACATcgatgaggaggaggaggaagaggacaGGAAAGAATCCGATGAGAATGATCCGCCGGCGGGAGAGAAGCACCAAGGAGCAACGGGAAGTATGGAGGAAGATCGGGAAGAAACGATGCTTCTACCACCGCTCATACCGCCCAAAATCGACTATGCCCAAGGGCTTGGAGACATACTGAAGTACAGCAGCAGTACGGTGGATAAAACTCTTCACCTGCAGAACAGCAATGAATCGCCACGATCACACCGATCCCCATCGCCAGCGGTTAAGGATGAACAGTCTGGAACGCTACCGGGCCTTTCTTCGGACGTTTGGACACCATCCATGGCAGACTCGCAGAACAGCAGTTCGGTCTACAGTGCACCGGCGCAACCAAAACCACCATCGGCAAAATCAAACGCCACGGCCAAGCAGCGAACCACCGGTTCGTCGATTTATGACTGGTACGACTCGGATAATGCGTCATCAGACGGTGGCCGAAGCTCGCCAATGGCAACACCCTTCCGGTACGGTTCGGATAAACTGCTTCCGCTAAACATTGCGGAGGATGATCCTTACTCTATCGCCGGAAGCGGCACTATTGGACGCGAAGCATCGAGTGAGCTAGGGTTCCCGTTCAAGTCGATGATGGCCAACTATGTGCCGGCCACAGAaatagatggttcgattgggtCACACGCACCAATCCACTATAAG GTGTATGTGGTTGATGTGCCGAAACCCAACTACGGTACACTACGCCGTTCGATGGCACGGCCGGTCGGTACGAAAGATCCCCGACTGCGGAGACTGTTCGGGTTGCAGagtgacgacgatgacgatagGGACGATACCAGCGACGGTATTAAATCTCCCGATCCGAACCCTAACACATCACCCCTGCACAGCAGCACTGCTTCCCTCCCGATCGCGAACAAACCCCCCGTGATTAGCACCGGTCCGCGGTTAGATCCACGCAAACGGCACGCGGAAAAGCAACAGCaagaagcggcagcagcagcccaACAACAGTCAGCCGGTGGTCCGTTTGGTGCGATGAAGAGTAGTGCGGCCGCCAGCAACTCCATGCCACAGATCGATGTACAAGCGATCCTGCAAAAGTCGGCCTGGTATAAAGATCTCGGCTCCCAGCACAAGATCATGGTCAACCAGCAGCTGGCGATTCTGTCGACGGAGATGAAGAAATTCCACAACTCGGAACGGTCGACCGCACAGCTCAGCGAGTTTATGAAGTTTCTCAGCACGAACAACATGCTGCAACAGATTCTCACCTACCTGAACGTATACGTCGACGATTCCGTCACCTTCTGTGAGGTGCAGGCCGTACCGAACCATCTGCCACCACCGGCGCTGCCCATGTCGACGAACATTCCACCACCCTCCATTGGTGGACCGATGCCATCGATGCAGCTACCGATTCCGCTGCACGTACCGCCACCGATCGGTGTGCTGCCCGGGTCGATGTCCATACCGCCACCCCACCAACCCAACATGCCACCGATGTTTCTCGGCCCCAAAGGTGGCCCCTTCGGTGGACCGCAGGAACCGCAGTCGGGGCCACCGCCGACGGGCATGATGCGGCCGGGGCTGCTGGGCGTTTCACCAAACATGCCGTTCGAGCAGTTCCTGGCGATGGGGAATGTGAACAAAAATGATGGGCCCGGCAACAATGGACCGTTGCCACCGTGGGTCCAGGGCAATGGGAATAACATGCGAAACATGCGCAACAACAATCGCATCGGACACAACTTCCGCAACAACAACGATCGATGGAATAACAATGGgggcggcggtggcggcggtggtcCACCGATGGTCGGTAACAATGGCAACAACGCTGGCGGCGGACAGGGTAATATCAATAATATGAACCGTCGCAACaatggcaacaacaacatcaacaaccgCCGTATGGATCGTAAAAAGTAG
- the LOC128310683 gene encoding uncharacterized protein LOC128310683, translated as MDFDEKKENIQPLRSGRNVEQLEYAFVSAEQWEEERKAHEKEIDCYDGDDPLLPWYEYFYWMEQTNVSNFKPMIQEQTLRRCVQLFENDPRYMQDHRFIKLCIKYIDAQPSPVELYNELYNRGVGTLCAELYIAWAYYYDAVDNFAKTEDVFQKGLRAGAESKADLEQAHKMFGFSMSQRMLYKDECSKLKFQSSLDERRNALTSLRTSRKKHVGSVRTGLAVKSYQPGIVQQENVSRNAVHTSNAPSHAIVFTDDPGAAEQGSSIVRPFSSVHNEPENIIDAARVAKMKTTAHKKAGLFGTHQSPSFDIPVDKEEFVPIPVLVDNSSKGVSLSAQFCRRNKPQTPFEVGICVGDPKERAIPMYDKIRLYCRAKEHKGTAGGKTEYSPEELRAYGYFVRRGIENPFTQDQARVWSRGYDVGIRLHPLHVSSSRTIESDKIAFQNPKLDSCDRNIQTKITNIYSNPTEEQSLEELLVERWLKGKIKKCIDRRYQDDIDPVDMDETHVESKRISMGPARFSMAPTALLNDGNIQPQIRPRKSMFPLHPTGLVAASIQEETEAELQNRSTKGNEANTIQHSLRALTVQSKKRPSNEVLQQEVSKKEDSTPTPQKHPIANDPAPQDRDEGNSDTESASPLPVATKIVEIFVDDSDENEEQDEKLPNFKPPNPLTNDFVPLQQQQSYYPNDTCSTQMFNLFVKNISTPVAPDRKLTPEMPITSTAGSSAKRIVVFTDDEENGAGNDQEKGPEPDRANQKHANIGNLAAPMSIPGAVINDENAVPLMDNITPPSASSGCNSTQSHKQLSTIMERTETSTVSSTTTGGVIKSPTDTLANSPEAGYETHLPSVSSTKLAFCEPTEPARKSVFTLPGDDGKGFCIHIDSTETMANIPLKRMPIPDAPATQSDDKENVLVTRAAGPPAALPIVVPSVFQLSEDPTVSGFGFIGPGANRNVSHLFQRELEANSIASFRMATERTNTIPIQLVKPQYMIPEINTIAPSGSSMKSTSSSNNASTMLTNTSLSPSTIVNVEQNTVEAKKKNNSLLDLLDTTFSPKVSPNGGKPNGSKRETEATPKEVEGRKECSFDVDDFIKSPQPKSMTELPMAPIAPLSNCNDLSFLAMPPIKMEKSLNIDASLALPSFHISKPQQPANAIGKVGRIDLDDFPSPVPVPGTSNVRTSFDDINTVAFSLNINSAVNSTILQDGIKTPGKQTRKVNQHPDHSNLQIVDVQGGVAKTNSFLMPSLPAAMKQSTQRVSNVPQTHSSRLSPVDGEGDGDISIYIPRPAISQDAERWDEDDEPVEGQLNNVYQYKPVDMDATMQQINAHVFVDDIDPFEKQLLDAFLDSVDFTAYIAELPSCQMVNKVQPLRKDAHVVVKKDDVTFQVQQKIGKGSFGTIFSATNTSTGKKVALKQERPANLWEYYICLELRSRIESPDILPGFMSIDYAIIGNNASIFVSTYSRYGNILDVCNLVNSVTNRNIDEFIAMIITTQMLSIVDHLHSCQIIHADIKPDNFLFMEPIALGSKTPCIQLIDFGVSIDMKRFPDDVRFKKVITTENFTCIEMMEDRPWTYQPDLFGVAATSHVMLFGKYMQVQKNIANWGIKTLMPRYFKKVVWENYFTTLLNIRDCDHLPNLQKLRASFLEEITLHEKYIQTKISEFNHVLTASK; from the exons ATGGATTTTGacgaaaagaaggaaaatattCAACCGCTTCGAAGTGGCAGAAACGTGGAACAGCTCGAGTATGCATTCGTTTCAGCGGAACAATGGGAAGAGGAACGAAA GGCTCACGAAAAGGAAATCGACTGCTATGATGGCGATGATCCtctgcttccgtggtatgaATACTTCTACTGGATGGAACAAACGAACGTAAGCAACTTTAAGCCCATGATACAGGAACAAACCCTTCGTCGGTGTGTACAACTGTTCGAAAATGATCCACGGTACATGCAAGATCATCGGTTCATTAAACTGTGCATAAAATAT ATCGATGCCCAACCATCTCCAGTGGAGCTGTACAACGAACTGTACAACCGTGGCGTTGGCACGCTGTGTGCCGAGCTGTATATTGCCTGGGCGTACTATTACGATGCTGTCGATAACTTTGCCAAAACGGAGGATGTTTTCCAGAAAGGTTTGCGGGCCGGTGCAGAATCAAAGGCTGACCTAGAACAGGCACACAAAATGTTTGGCTTTTCCATGTCGCAGCGCATGTTGTACAAGGACGAATGCAGTAAGCTTAAATTTCAATCCTCCCTCGACGAGCGCCGTAATGCGCTAACTTCGTTAAGAACGTCGCGCAAGAAACATGTCGGCAGCGTCCGCACCGGGTTAGCGGTCAAAAGCTATCAACCCGGGATCGTCCAACAGGAGAATGTTTCAAGAAATGCGGTCCACACCAGCAATGCGCCATCGCATGCGATCGTATTTACCGACGATCCTGGCGCAGCCGAGCAGGGTAGTTCCATCGTTCGGCCATTTTCCAGTGTTCACAATGAGCCGGAAAACATTATCGATGCGGCACGAGTGGCCAAAATGAAAACCACAGCGCACAAAAAGGCAGGCCTGTTCGGTACGCATCAATCGCCGTCGTTCGATATACCGGTGGATAAGGAAGAATTTGTGCCGATCCCGGTACTGGTGGACAATTCTTCGAAGGGAGTTTCACTGTCGGCACAATTTTGTCGCCGTAACAAACCACAAACTCCCTTCGAAGTTGGCATTTGTGTGGGAGATCCGAAGGAACGTGCTATTCCAATGTACGACAAGATTCGACTGTACTGTCGGGCAAAGGAGCATAAAGGTACGGCTGGGGGAAAAACCGAATATTCTCCAGAGGAGCTACGCGCCTATGGGTATTTTGTGCGACGAGGCATTGAGAATCCATTTACCCAGGATCAAGCACGGGTGTGGAGTCGAGGATATGATGTCGGTATACGTCTGCATCCGCTGCATGTATCTAGCAGCAGAACAATCGAGTCTGATAAGATTGCATTTCAAAATCCAAAACTCGACAGCTGTGACAGGAACATTCAGACCAAAATTACGAACATTTATTCAAACCCAACCGAAGAACAATCCCTCGAAGAGCTGCTGGTGGAGCGATGGTTaaaggggaaaataaaaa AGTGCATTGATAGACGCTACCAGGATGATATCGATCCGGTGGATATGGATGAAACGCACGTCGAATCGAAGCGTATATCCATGGGTCCGGCACGATTCAGTATGGCTCCAACAGCGCTTCTCAACGATGGCAATATCCAGCCTCAGATACGACCACGTAAATCCATGTTTCCCCTGCATCCAACCGGACTGGTGGCTGCCAGCATACAGGAAGAAACTGAAGCAGAGCTGCAAAATCGAAGCACTAAAGGCAATGAAGCTAATACAATACAACATTCCTTACGGGCGTTGACTGTGCAATCAAAAAAACGTCCTTCGAATGAAGTTCTTCAGCAAGAGGTATCGAAAAAGGAGGATTCCACACCAACCCCACAGAAACATCCCATCGCAAACGATCCTGCACCGCAAGATCGGGATGAGGGAAACTCTGATACGGAAAGTGCCAGCCCATTGCCAGTAGCGACAAAGATAGTCGAAATTTTTGTCGACGACAgtgatgaaaatgaagaaCAAGATGAAAAGCTGCCAAACTTTAAACCACCGAATCCGCTAACAAATGATTTCGTTCcattgcaacagcaacaatccTACTACCCCAATGATACCTGCTCGACTCAAATGTTTAACTTGTTCGTTAAAAACATTAGCACGCCTGTCGCACCGGATCGTAAACTGACGCCCGAAATGCCTATAACCTCAACGGCGGGTTCATCCGCAAAACGAATTGTCGTTTTTACGGACGATGAGGAAAATGGGGCCGGAAATGATCAAGAAAAAGGGCCGGAGCCGGATCGGGCGAATCAGAAACATGCGAACATCGGAAACCTGGCAGCTCCCATGTCCATACCGGGTGCTGTAATAAATGACGAAAATGCTGTGCCTTTGATGGACAATATAACACCACCGTCTGCTTCTTCTGGGTGCAATAGCACACAGAGCCACAAGCAGCTGTCGACGATCATGGAGCGAACGGAAACGAGCACCGTCTCATCGACGACGACTGGTGGAGTTATCAAATCACCGACTGATACACTG GCCAATTCTCCGGAGGCAGGTTACGAAACCCACCTCCCATCGGTATCGTCCACGAAACTAGCTTTTTGTGAACCAACAGAACCGGCACGGAAATCGGTTTTCACTTTACCTGGTGACGACGGGAAAGGATTCTGTATACACATCGATAGCACCGAAACTATGGCCAATATTCCACTAAAGCGTATGCCCATACCTGATGCACCAGCAACACAGTCGGATGATAAGGAGAATGTGCTTGTGACCCGCGCTGCAGGTCCTCCCGCAGCACTACCGATCGTTGTTCCATCCGTTTTTCAACTCTCCGAAGACCCAACAGTCAGTGGGTTCGGTTTCATAGGTCCGGGCGCTAATAGGAATGTCTCGCACCTGTTTCAACGCGAATTGGAAGCAAATTCAATTGCCTCCTTTAGAATGGCCACAGAACGTACCAATACCATACCTATACAACTAGTAAAACCTCAATATATGATTCCAGAAATCAATACTATCGCCCCGTCGGGTTCGTCGATGAAAAGTACTTCCAGCAGTAACAACGCTAGTACCATGCTTACGAACACCTCTTTGTCGCCATCAACAATTGTGAATGTCGAACAGAATACGGTGgaagcaaagaagaaaaataattcccTGCTGGATCTGCTTGATACAACGTTCTCGCCGAAAGTATCGCCAAACGGTGGCAAACCGAACGGTAGCAAGCGCGAAACTGAAGCTACCCCAAAAGAGGTTGAAGGACGCAAAGAATGTTCGTTCGATGTGGACGATTTTATCAAGTCACCTCAACCGAAAAGTATGACCGAATTACCGATGGCCCCGATTGCTCCACTAAGCAACTGTAATGATTTGTCATTTCTGGCTATGCCACCGATAAAGATGGAAAAATCGCTCAACATCGATGCAAGTCTTGCGTTGCCCAGCTTCCACATCAGTAAGCCACAACAACCGGCAAACGCGATTGGAAAGGTGGGACGCATAGATTTGGACGACTTTCCTTCTCCAGTACCAGTACCAGGAACTAGTAATGTGCGTACATCTTTCGATGATATCAACACGGTGGCATTTTCCCTGAACATTAACAGTGCGGTCAACTCAACCATCCTACAGGATGGAATTAAAACTCCTGGGAAACAAACGCGTAAAGTGAACCAGCATCCGGACCATTCGAATTTGCAAATTGTTGATGTGCAAGGTGGCGTGGCCAAGACGAACAGTTTCCTTATGCCGTCACTTCCAGCAGCAATGAAGCAAAGCACTCAGCGGGTGTCAAACGTTCCTCAAACTCATTCGAGTAGACTATCGCCGGTCGACGGTGAAGGCGATGGCGATATTTCGATTTATATTCCCCGTCCTGCGATCTCGCAAGATGCTGAAAGATGGGACGAAGATGATGAACCGGTTGAAGGTCAGCTAAACAACGTGTACCAGTACAAACCGGTCGATATGGATGCTACCATGCAGCAGATTAATGCCCACGTGTTCGTGGATGACATTGATCCGTTCGAAAAGCAACTGTTGGATGCGTTTCTGGATAGTGTCGACTTTACGGCGTACATAGCAGAGCTGCCCTCATGCCagatggtgaacaaggtgcAACCCCTGAGGAAGGATGCGCATGTGGTGGTGAAGAAAGATGATGTAACATTCCAAGTACAGCAAAAGATCGGTAAAGGATCGTTTGGGACAATCTTTAG TGCCACCAATACCTCAACCGGGAAGAAGGTTGCCTTGAAGCAGGAACGCCCTGCAAACCTGTGGGAGTACTACATCTGTTTAGAGCTACGTAGCCGTATCGAAAGTCCTGATATC CTTCCCGGTTTCATGTCTATTGATTACGCGATAATTGGCAATAATGCGAGCATTTTCGTATCAACGTACTCGCGATACGGCAACATTTTGGATGTGTGCAATCTGGTTAACAGTGTGACCAACAGAAACATAGATGAATTCATCGCCATGATAATCACCACTCAGATGCTCTCCATAGTCGATCACTTGCACAGCTGCCAGATCATTCACGCGGACATCAAGCCGGACAATTTTCTCTTCATGGAACC CATTGCACTCGGTTCAAAGACACCATGCATTCAACTGATCGATTTCGGTGTCAGCATTGATATGAAACGCTTCCCGGACGATGTGAGATTCAAAAAG GTTATCACAACGGAAAACTTCACGTGCATCGAAATGATGGAGGATAGACCGTGGACGTATCAGCCCGATCTGTTCGGTGTTGCCGCCACCAGCCATGTGATGCTGTTTGGTAAATACATGCAGGTGCAGAAAAATATTGCCAACTGGGGCATTAAGACGTTGATGCCCCGATACTTTAAGAAGGTCGTTTGGGAGAACTATTTTACCACGCTGCTTAACATACGCGACTGCGATCATTTGCCGAACTTGCAAAAGCTGCGTGCATCGTTCCTGGAGGAGATCACGCTGCACGAGAAGTACATTCAGACTAAAATTTCCGAATTTAACCACGTGCTAACAGCAAGCAAGTGA
- the LOC128299851 gene encoding uncharacterized protein LOC128299851, with amino-acid sequence MDTFVENFHAKKDVERMEYVPLGRTGLKVSKVSFGTGTFSQLYGDLDEVKAVEAVVFAAKQGINYFDTAPFYGQGRSEEVLGKALRAIPRQAYYVATKVGRYERDYGRMFDYSAAKTRESVERSLHLLGVDYIDVVQIHDVEFAPNLDIVLEETLPALEALRNEGKLRFIGVSAYPLKVLKQIISKAAGRFDTVLSYCRNTLFDEALKDCVPFFEQNHLGIICASGHGMGLLTNGGPQPWHPADHQLKSVCAEAAEYCKQQCIELGKLAMHHSIELPGPATFLAGMQTTELVNINLDAYFNGLSKKEAEVLAYLRERVFTKTNNTHWEGVELESYWAAMKAAS; translated from the exons ATGGACACGTTCGTAGAAAACTTTCACGCTAAGAAGGACGTCGAACGAATGGAGTACGTACCGTTGGGACGGACAGGTTTGAAGGTGTCGAAAGTTTCCTTCGGTACGGGTACTTTCAGCCAGCTTTACGG TGACCTAGATGAGGTGAAAGCCGTGGAGGCTGTAGTGTTTGCGGCGAAGCAAGGGATAAATTACTTCGATACGGCACCATTCTACGGTCAGGGTCGTTCGGAGGAGGTGCTCGGAAAAGCGTTACGGGCAATACCACGGCAAGCGTATTACGTCGCAACGAAGGTGGGACGCTACGAGCGAGACTACGGGCGAATGTTTGATTACAGTGCGGCTAAAACGCGTGAAAGTGTGGAAAGAAGCTTACACCTGCTCGGCGTAGATTACATCGATGTGGTACAAATTCACGATGTAGAGTTCGCCCCGAACCTGGACATTGTACTGGAGGAGACTCTTCCCGCATTGGAAGCACTGCGCAACGAAGGAAAGTTACGCTTTATCGGCGTGTCCGCTTACCCTCTAAAAGTCCTAAAGCAAATCATTTCCAAAGCTGCTGGCCGTTTCGATACCGTACTGTCCTACTGCCGAAACACACTTTTCGACGAGGCACTGAAAGATTGCGTACCATTCTTCGAACAAAATCATTTGGGCATTATTTGTGCATCCGGTCACGGTATGGGGCTACTTACAAACGGTGGTCCACAACCGTGGCATCCAGCCGATCACCAATTGAAATCAGTTTGTGCAGAAGCAGCAGAATACTGCAAGCAGCAATGCATCGAACTCGGTAAGTTGGCCATGCATCACTCAATTGAACTGCCCGGCCCGGCAACGTTTCTGGCTGGGATGCAGACTACGGAATTGGTCAACATCAATCTGGACGCATACTTTAATGGTCTGTCGAAGAAGGAAGCGGAAGTGTTGGCTTATCTAAGGGAGAG AGTATTTACAAAAACGAACAACACACACTGGGAGGGCGTTGAGCTGGAGTCCTACTGGGCCGCTATGAAAGCGGCAAGCTAG